In a genomic window of Asticcacaulis sp.:
- a CDS encoding peptidylprolyl isomerase yields MSTDPENTLILTLDTGPVTIKLRPDLAPNHVARIKELAREGFYDGIVFHRVIPGFMAQGGDPQGQGFGGSGKKLKAEFNAEPHVRGVCSMARSQNPDSADSQFFICFDDARFLDKQYTVWGEVTEGMENVDALPKGEPPRNPGKIVSMRVAADVA; encoded by the coding sequence ATGTCCACCGATCCCGAAAACACCCTGATCCTGACGCTCGACACCGGTCCGGTCACCATCAAGCTGCGCCCCGACCTGGCGCCGAACCACGTCGCCCGCATCAAGGAACTGGCGCGCGAAGGCTTTTATGACGGCATCGTCTTCCACCGCGTCATCCCCGGCTTCATGGCCCAGGGCGGCGACCCGCAAGGCCAGGGCTTTGGCGGTTCCGGCAAGAAGCTGAAGGCCGAGTTCAATGCCGAGCCCCACGTCCGCGGTGTCTGCTCGATGGCCCGTTCGCAAAATCCGGATTCGGCCGACAGCCAGTTCTTCATCTGCTTTGATGACGCCCGCTTCCTCGACAAGCAATATACCGTCTGGGGCGAAGTCACCGAAGGCATGGAAAATGTCGATGCCCTGCCCAAGGGTGAGCCGCCGCGCAATCCGGGCAAGATCGTTTCCATGCGTGTGGCCGCCGACGTCGCTTAA
- a CDS encoding RlmE family RNA methyltransferase: protein MNDTPDDPTKDEPRRRMVKPPEGGNLSGRHKGHTAVKTARFRTQSSAKWLERQLNDPYVLKAKAEGWRSRAAFKLIELDERFHFLKKGVRVVDLGCAPGGWVQVAIKRGASHVVGVDLLPVDPVPGADLLEADFTDPAIGQKLMELMGGKPDVVLSDLAHNTVGHKQTDHLKIMGLLELAGDFALDNLKPGGAFVAKAFQGGETEQLLLRLKLAFETVKHFKPKSSRAGSTEIYIVALGYKG from the coding sequence ATGAACGATACTCCCGACGATCCGACTAAGGACGAACCCCGCCGCCGCATGGTCAAGCCACCGGAAGGCGGCAATCTGTCTGGCCGCCACAAGGGGCACACGGCGGTCAAGACGGCGCGTTTCCGCACGCAGTCCTCGGCCAAGTGGCTTGAGCGGCAACTGAACGACCCCTATGTCCTGAAAGCCAAGGCCGAGGGTTGGCGCTCGCGCGCCGCTTTCAAGCTGATCGAACTGGACGAGCGCTTTCACTTCCTGAAAAAGGGCGTCCGCGTGGTGGACCTCGGCTGTGCGCCGGGCGGCTGGGTGCAGGTGGCTATCAAGCGCGGCGCGTCGCATGTGGTCGGCGTCGACCTGCTGCCGGTCGATCCGGTGCCGGGTGCCGATCTGCTGGAAGCCGATTTCACTGACCCCGCCATCGGCCAGAAGCTGATGGAACTGATGGGCGGCAAGCCGGACGTGGTCCTCTCCGACCTGGCGCATAATACAGTCGGCCACAAACAGACCGACCACCTGAAGATCATGGGACTTCTGGAGTTGGCCGGTGATTTCGCGCTCGATAACCTGAAGCCGGGCGGCGCCTTTGTCGCCAAGGCGTTCCAGGGCGGCGAGACCGAACAACTCCTGCTGCGTCTGAAATTGGCTTTTGAGACGGTCAAGCACTTCAAGCCAAAATCGAGCCGCGCCGGATCGACCGAAATCTATATTGTTGCCCTGGGTTACAAGGGATAG
- a CDS encoding SMR family transporter, producing MPWLYLIIAGLLEVCWAIGLKYSAGFTKPVPSIFTLVTLALSMFLLSKAANTLPIGTAYAVWVGIGALGAAVLGIFLFHEAVTPLRVLFLVMLLSSIIGLKATAG from the coding sequence CTGCCGTGGCTTTACCTGATCATCGCCGGTCTGCTGGAGGTCTGCTGGGCCATCGGCCTGAAATACAGCGCCGGTTTCACCAAACCCGTTCCGTCCATATTCACCCTGGTGACCCTGGCGCTCAGCATGTTCCTGCTGTCGAAGGCCGCCAATACCCTGCCGATCGGTACAGCCTATGCCGTCTGGGTCGGCATCGGTGCCCTGGGCGCGGCGGTACTCGGCATTTTCCTGTTCCACGAGGCGGTTACGCCACTGCGCGTCCTGTTCCTTGTGATGCTCCTGAGTTCCATTATCGGCCTGAAAGCGACCGCTGGCTGA
- a CDS encoding MAPEG family protein, whose translation MTYELWILVWAAILGLIQVGLPPIAAMSRQGYAKWNAGPRDTAFDIGPLAGRLNRAFANFKETFVFFAVIVVALAFAGKSSELSRWGADIYLAARIFYIPLYAFGVVGVRSLAWIVSLAGILMCLFTLFL comes from the coding sequence GTGACTTATGAACTTTGGATACTGGTCTGGGCGGCGATCCTTGGCCTCATTCAGGTCGGATTGCCGCCGATCGCCGCCATGTCGCGCCAGGGTTATGCCAAATGGAATGCCGGACCGCGCGACACGGCGTTTGACATTGGCCCGCTGGCTGGTCGCCTCAACCGCGCCTTTGCCAATTTCAAGGAAACCTTTGTTTTCTTTGCGGTGATCGTGGTGGCGCTGGCCTTTGCTGGCAAGTCCTCGGAATTGTCGCGCTGGGGCGCCGATATCTATCTGGCGGCCCGCATCTTCTATATCCCGCTCTATGCGTTCGGCGTTGTTGGCGTCCGTTCGCTGGCTTGGATTGTCTCTCTCGCCGGCATTCTGATGTGCCTCTTCACTTTATTCCTCTAA
- a CDS encoding RsmB/NOP family class I SAM-dependent RNA methyltransferase: protein MPIEEIDSLFSGGGYAPKPLTEQERERLAAGDGDAPAWVTTGLPEFVVSRFEQQFGKDWAAEATALMLPRAPIDLRVNGAKTTREAMIAALEAEGLSPEPTPFSKYGIRLSAEPPPNLAKLDIYQNGQIEIQDEGSQLAAFIAGAGLLPGAAKVVDFCAGGGGKTLALAQMMDGNGEIYACDVVEKRLKAIEPRLLRAGTSAHFMHFFDPDDTAQLELLKGADLVLVDAPCSGSGTWRRHPEEAHRLNEAKVADLHTLQTQILDRAAQCVKIGGRLVYVTCSVLDDENAQTADAFEAAHPNYDALPIHTLLEHSSRFIDHVARLTKLAKTGHRLSLTPHSTQTDGFFIAAYTRTQ, encoded by the coding sequence TTGCCGATCGAAGAGATCGATTCCCTGTTCAGTGGCGGAGGCTACGCGCCCAAGCCGCTGACCGAACAGGAGCGCGAACGTCTGGCGGCGGGCGATGGCGATGCCCCAGCCTGGGTGACCACCGGTCTGCCGGAATTTGTCGTGTCGCGCTTTGAGCAGCAGTTCGGCAAGGACTGGGCCGCCGAAGCCACCGCCCTGATGCTGCCGCGCGCGCCGATCGACCTGCGCGTCAACGGCGCCAAGACGACGCGCGAAGCCATGATCGCCGCACTGGAAGCCGAGGGCCTGTCGCCTGAGCCGACTCCGTTCTCGAAATATGGCATCCGCCTGAGCGCCGAGCCGCCGCCCAATCTCGCCAAGCTCGACATTTATCAAAATGGCCAGATCGAAATCCAGGACGAAGGCTCGCAACTGGCGGCCTTTATCGCCGGCGCCGGGCTGCTGCCGGGCGCGGCGAAGGTGGTCGATTTTTGCGCCGGCGGTGGCGGCAAGACTTTAGCGCTTGCTCAGATGATGGATGGCAATGGCGAAATCTACGCCTGCGACGTGGTGGAAAAGCGCCTGAAAGCCATCGAGCCGCGCCTTCTCCGCGCCGGCACTTCGGCGCATTTCATGCACTTTTTCGATCCTGACGATACCGCGCAGCTAGAACTGCTGAAAGGCGCCGATCTGGTGCTGGTCGATGCGCCATGCTCCGGTTCGGGCACCTGGCGCCGCCACCCGGAAGAAGCGCATCGCCTGAATGAGGCCAAGGTGGCGGACCTGCATACCCTGCAAACCCAAATCCTCGACCGCGCCGCGCAATGCGTGAAGATCGGCGGCCGTCTCGTCTATGTCACCTGTTCGGTGCTTGACGATGAAAACGCCCAGACCGCTGATGCCTTTGAGGCCGCCCATCCCAATTACGACGCTCTGCCGATCCACACGTTGCTGGAGCACAGCAGCCGGTTTATCGATCACGTGGCGCGCCTGACAAAGCTGGCCAAAACCGGCCACAGACTATCTCTCACACCTCATTCGACACAGACCGACGGTTTCTTTATCGCCGCCTATACACGGACCCAATAA
- a CDS encoding glutaminyl-peptide cyclotransferase, with product MSVRPLALICLALGLTMGSARAAVPVYRLEVVKTYPHDTKAFTEGLYYRDGSLYESTGRNGQSYIRQVALDTGKVIRQTTIDNKYFGEGIAPWGDHIVSLTWTGGAGFVWSGKDFKLKRSFFYTGEGWGLTVNDKNLIMSDGTSTIRFLDPVTLKVVRTIAVKLDGRDIDQLNELEWVDGEIYANVWRSRYIVRIDPKSGNITGIIQLNSLPETQDTSLEIDAVANGIAYDAKDRRLFVTGKLWPNLYEVKLVPK from the coding sequence ATGTCCGTTCGTCCGCTCGCCCTGATCTGTCTCGCCCTTGGGCTTACGATGGGTTCGGCGCGGGCGGCCGTGCCGGTCTACAGGCTGGAAGTCGTCAAGACCTACCCGCACGATACCAAAGCCTTCACCGAGGGCCTCTATTACCGAGACGGATCGCTCTATGAGAGCACCGGCCGCAACGGGCAATCCTATATTCGCCAAGTGGCGCTCGATACCGGCAAGGTCATCCGCCAGACCACAATCGACAACAAGTATTTCGGCGAAGGCATCGCGCCCTGGGGCGATCATATTGTCAGCCTGACCTGGACCGGCGGCGCCGGTTTTGTCTGGTCCGGCAAGGATTTCAAACTCAAGCGCAGCTTCTTCTATACCGGCGAAGGCTGGGGCCTGACCGTCAATGACAAGAACCTGATCATGAGCGACGGCACCTCGACCATCCGCTTTCTCGATCCGGTGACGCTTAAGGTCGTTCGCACCATCGCCGTGAAACTGGACGGACGCGACATCGACCAGCTCAACGAACTGGAGTGGGTGGACGGCGAAATATACGCCAATGTCTGGCGCAGCCGTTACATTGTCCGCATCGATCCAAAGAGCGGCAATATCACTGGCATTATACAATTGAACAGCCTGCCGGAAACCCAGGACACCAGCCTGGAGATCGACGCCGTCGCCAATGGCATTGCCTACGACGCCAAGGATAGGCGGCTGTTCGTCACCGGCAAGTTGTGGCCAAACCTCTACGAAGTGAAGCTGGTGCCGAAATAG
- the leuA gene encoding 2-isopropylmalate synthase produces the protein MMLSNPETKYRPFSLGIDMRDRTWPDKVTTKAPRWLSTDLRDGNQALADPMDVEKKLMFFNLLVKVGLKEIEVGFPSASQTEFDFVRKLIEENLIPDDVTIQVLTQSREDLIKRSFEALRGAKKAIVHLYNATSPLFRRVVFDMDKPEVLALARKGMALLVAEAAAQPATQWGFEYSPETFTATEPEFALEVCNAVIDVVQPTPERPLILNLPATVEVAGPHTYADQIEWFCRNINKRDSVVISLHPHNDRGTGTAAAELALLAGADRIEGCLFGNGERTGNVDLVTLALNLYTQGVSPELDFSNMREVVNTVVHCNNIPVHPRHPYAGELVFTAFSGSHQDAIKKGFAAHEKRNDSYWEMPYLPIDPADLGESYEAVIRVNSQSGKGGIAWVLEQGHGLKLPRKFQVDFSRKVQDITDASAKEVSGSDIWEAFQSSYHLTGPQKYELIEYEHAGPVRSDAKRTFVGRIIKDGIETSVVGHGNGLISSAVRGLNAHYDLGLEVVDYAEHALHAGAESQAVAYVECKAGDRTIFGVGIDHDVATASIKAVLSAANAL, from the coding sequence ATGATGCTGTCCAATCCCGAAACCAAATACCGCCCATTCTCCCTGGGCATAGACATGCGCGACCGGACCTGGCCCGACAAGGTCACCACCAAGGCGCCGCGCTGGCTTTCCACCGACCTGCGCGACGGCAACCAGGCGCTCGCCGATCCGATGGACGTCGAAAAGAAGCTGATGTTCTTCAACCTGCTGGTCAAGGTCGGCCTGAAGGAGATCGAGGTCGGCTTCCCCTCGGCCTCGCAGACCGAGTTCGATTTCGTGCGCAAGCTGATTGAGGAAAACCTGATCCCCGACGACGTCACCATCCAGGTGCTGACCCAGTCGCGCGAGGACCTGATCAAGCGCTCTTTCGAGGCCCTGCGCGGCGCGAAAAAGGCGATCGTTCACCTGTATAACGCCACCTCCCCCCTCTTCCGCCGCGTTGTCTTCGACATGGACAAGCCGGAAGTGCTGGCCCTGGCGCGCAAGGGCATGGCCCTGCTGGTAGCGGAAGCCGCCGCGCAACCGGCCACCCAATGGGGCTTCGAGTACAGCCCGGAAACCTTCACCGCCACTGAGCCGGAATTCGCCCTGGAGGTCTGCAATGCCGTGATCGACGTGGTACAGCCAACGCCGGAACGCCCGCTGATCCTCAACCTGCCGGCCACGGTGGAGGTAGCCGGGCCGCATACCTATGCCGACCAGATCGAATGGTTCTGCCGCAACATAAATAAGCGCGACAGCGTGGTCATCAGCCTGCACCCGCATAATGACCGCGGCACCGGCACCGCCGCCGCCGAACTGGCCTTGCTGGCCGGCGCCGACCGTATCGAAGGCTGCTTGTTCGGAAATGGCGAGCGCACCGGCAATGTCGATCTGGTCACCCTGGCGCTCAATCTCTATACGCAGGGCGTCTCTCCGGAACTCGACTTCTCCAATATGCGCGAGGTCGTGAACACGGTCGTCCACTGTAATAATATCCCGGTCCATCCGCGCCACCCCTATGCCGGCGAACTGGTCTTTACCGCCTTTTCCGGCTCCCACCAGGACGCCATCAAGAAGGGTTTCGCGGCGCACGAAAAGCGCAATGACAGCTATTGGGAAATGCCCTACCTGCCGATCGATCCCGCCGATCTGGGCGAATCCTACGAGGCCGTCATCCGCGTCAATTCGCAGTCCGGCAAGGGCGGCATCGCCTGGGTGCTGGAACAGGGCCACGGCCTGAAACTGCCGCGCAAATTCCAGGTCGATTTTTCGCGCAAGGTCCAGGACATCACCGATGCCTCGGCGAAGGAAGTCAGCGGCAGCGACATCTGGGAAGCCTTCCAGTCGTCCTATCACCTGACCGGTCCACAGAAGTACGAACTGATCGAATACGAACACGCCGGCCCGGTGCGTTCGGACGCGAAGCGAACCTTCGTGGGACGAATTATAAAGGACGGAATCGAGACATCCGTAGTAGGTCACGGCAATGGCCTGATTTCCTCGGCTGTCCGTGGCCTAAACGCCCATTATGACCTGGGACTTGAGGTCGTCGACTATGCCGAGCACGCCCTGCACGCAGGCGCGGAAAGTCAGGCGGTCGCCTATGTCGAATGCAAGGCCGGCGACCGCACCATTTTCGGCGTCGGCATCGATCATGATGTTGCCACAGCCAGCATAAAGGCGGTACTCTCCGCCGCAAACGCTCTTTAA
- the rpoZ gene encoding DNA-directed RNA polymerase subunit omega, with protein MARVTVEDCVEKIDNRFNLVLLAAHRARAISSGSSILVDRDNDKNPVVSLREIADGVLEPGTLTESLIASLQRVDERTEAEEEAETLALLADPSHQQMSESELIRALQSDRDGGQEERY; from the coding sequence ATGGCTCGCGTTACCGTCGAAGATTGCGTCGAAAAGATCGACAACCGTTTCAACCTCGTCCTGCTGGCGGCTCATCGCGCCCGCGCCATTTCGTCGGGCTCGTCGATCCTGGTGGACCGCGACAACGACAAGAACCCGGTTGTATCCTTGCGCGAAATCGCCGATGGCGTGCTGGAGCCGGGCACCCTGACCGAAAGCCTGATCGCTTCGCTGCAACGCGTCGATGAGCGTACCGAGGCCGAGGAGGAGGCCGAAACCCTGGCCCTGCTGGCCGATCCGTCGCACCAGCAAATGTCGGAATCGGAACTGATCCGCGCCCTGCAATCCGACCGCGATGGCGGCCAGGAAGAGCGCTACTAA
- a CDS encoding bifunctional (p)ppGpp synthetase/guanosine-3',5'-bis(diphosphate) 3'-pyrophosphohydrolase: MSAESEQVLDKATQGAIAPMAVPVPGVQPEPSTPAPSRQKFLRQIELIDRVAAYDPTVDEAMLNRAYVYAMKMHGAQLRASGDPYFAHPIEVAGILTDYKLDAAAIATALLHDTIEDTPATREEIAAKFGEDVASMVEGVTKLTRLELQSEYTKSSENLRKFILAISKDIRVLLVKLADRLHNMRTLHFVAPEKRERISRETLEVYAPLARSIGCNRFATELEDLAFSFINPLAHQAIIHRLEEMRAEKGATIAAIARDVAGKLEKQGISAKVMGREKSPYSIWKKLQRKSVGFAQLSDIYAFRVVVNSVEECYRALGIIHRAWPCVQERFKDFISTPKSNNYKSLHTTVVGHKGTRIELQIRTEEMDRVAEEGVAAHWGYKNQAYGFDEEAATRDGGRNPMNSLRNIVNIVESGGDSEDWVEHAKMEMYLDQVFVFSPKGRLISLPRGAMPLDFAFAVHTQVGETAIGCLINGEHKPLRTVLQNGDQVEILTGLESRVNQDWFSLTVTGKARSAIRRHLRQREAGDFIKLGRTAVERAAAQVEKALKDISWRPAFERFNVTSEDDLFELVGRGKIFPAKVLEAIFPGLKLPMMLTTDTLTRIRDGAGGAAFVRGSALRESQTVIFSKCCYPVPGDRIVGIVEDDGVHVHSIECENLEALEEMDGEKDRWIDLHWTLNAEKNTLSVARLRVNMQNKPGVLGQACTLIGEAKGNIINISIANKPMDFLDVDFDIEVLDARHITNISAALRTSPMIESVERVRG; encoded by the coding sequence ATGTCGGCGGAAAGCGAACAGGTATTGGACAAGGCCACGCAAGGTGCGATTGCGCCTATGGCCGTTCCTGTGCCGGGTGTTCAGCCTGAACCTTCCACACCGGCGCCCAGCCGTCAGAAATTCCTGCGCCAGATCGAGCTGATCGACCGGGTGGCCGCCTATGACCCGACGGTCGACGAGGCCATGCTCAACCGCGCCTATGTCTACGCCATGAAGATGCATGGCGCCCAGCTTCGCGCATCGGGCGATCCGTATTTTGCCCATCCGATCGAGGTGGCGGGCATACTGACCGACTACAAGCTCGATGCCGCCGCCATCGCCACCGCGCTCTTGCACGATACCATCGAGGATACGCCGGCCACACGCGAGGAAATCGCCGCCAAGTTCGGCGAGGATGTCGCCAGCATGGTGGAAGGCGTCACCAAGCTGACCCGGCTGGAACTGCAATCGGAATATACCAAGTCTTCGGAAAACCTGCGCAAGTTTATCCTGGCCATTTCCAAGGATATCCGCGTCCTGCTCGTCAAGCTGGCCGACCGCCTGCACAATATGCGCACCCTGCATTTCGTGGCACCGGAAAAGCGCGAACGCATCAGCCGCGAAACCCTGGAAGTCTATGCGCCGCTGGCTCGCTCGATCGGTTGCAACCGTTTCGCCACCGAACTGGAAGATCTGGCCTTCTCCTTCATCAATCCGCTGGCGCATCAGGCGATCATTCACCGTCTGGAGGAAATGCGCGCTGAAAAAGGCGCCACCATCGCCGCCATTGCCCGCGATGTCGCCGGCAAGCTGGAAAAGCAGGGCATTTCCGCCAAGGTGATGGGGCGCGAGAAATCGCCCTATTCGATCTGGAAGAAACTGCAAAGAAAGTCGGTCGGCTTCGCGCAACTGTCGGATATCTATGCGTTCCGTGTAGTGGTGAATAGTGTTGAGGAATGTTACCGCGCGCTCGGCATCATCCATCGCGCCTGGCCATGCGTGCAGGAACGCTTTAAGGACTTCATCTCGACGCCGAAATCCAACAATTATAAGTCTCTGCATACAACCGTGGTTGGCCACAAGGGCACGCGGATCGAACTCCAGATCCGCACCGAGGAAATGGACCGTGTCGCCGAAGAGGGCGTGGCGGCGCACTGGGGTTACAAAAATCAGGCTTACGGTTTCGACGAGGAGGCGGCAACGCGCGATGGCGGCCGCAACCCGATGAATAGCTTACGCAATATCGTCAATATCGTCGAAAGCGGCGGCGACAGCGAAGACTGGGTCGAACATGCCAAGATGGAGATGTATCTCGATCAGGTGTTCGTTTTCTCGCCGAAGGGCCGCCTGATCTCGCTGCCGCGCGGCGCCATGCCGCTCGATTTTGCCTTCGCTGTCCATACCCAGGTGGGCGAAACCGCCATCGGCTGCCTGATCAATGGCGAGCACAAGCCGCTGCGCACGGTTCTGCAAAACGGCGACCAGGTTGAAATCCTGACCGGACTGGAATCGCGCGTCAACCAGGACTGGTTTTCGCTCACCGTCACCGGCAAGGCGCGCTCGGCTATCCGCCGGCACCTGCGTCAGCGCGAGGCGGGCGATTTCATCAAGCTCGGCCGCACGGCCGTGGAACGCGCCGCCGCCCAGGTCGAAAAGGCGCTGAAAGATATAAGCTGGCGCCCGGCCTTCGAGCGCTTCAATGTCACCAGCGAGGACGACCTGTTTGAACTGGTCGGCCGTGGCAAAATTTTTCCGGCTAAGGTGCTGGAAGCCATCTTCCCCGGCCTGAAGCTGCCTATGATGCTGACCACCGATACCCTGACGCGCATCCGGGATGGCGCCGGCGGGGCGGCGTTTGTGCGCGGCAGTGCCTTGCGCGAAAGCCAGACGGTTATTTTCTCGAAATGCTGCTATCCGGTGCCGGGCGACCGCATCGTCGGGATTGTCGAGGATGACGGCGTCCATGTCCATTCCATCGAGTGTGAAAATCTCGAAGCGCTGGAGGAAATGGACGGCGAAAAGGACCGCTGGATCGACCTGCATTGGACGCTGAATGCCGAGAAGAACACGCTTTCCGTGGCGCGCCTGCGGGTAAATATGCAGAACAAACCGGGTGTGCTGGGCCAGGCCTGTACCCTGATCGGCGAGGCCAAGGGTAATATCATCAATATCAGCATTGCCAACAAGCCGATGGACTTCCTCGATGTCGATTTCGATATAGAGGTGCTGGACGCCCGCCACATCACCAACATCTCGGCCGCCCTGCGCACCTCGCCGATGATCGAAAGCGTGGAGCGGGTGAGGGGATAG
- a CDS encoding ribosomal protein L7/L12, producing MAVLNITLPNDLPEDSEQAILLLKNLGYSKIACIKALRERYGVSLADAKKQVHFSPAWKERREDDERFHAQLEKAVTELGLITKE from the coding sequence ATGGCTGTTCTCAATATTACTTTACCCAATGACCTGCCTGAGGATAGCGAACAGGCTATACTGCTTCTGAAGAATTTGGGTTACAGCAAGATTGCGTGTATTAAGGCTCTCAGAGAGAGATATGGAGTGAGTTTGGCCGATGCGAAAAAGCAGGTCCATTTCAGTCCGGCCTGGAAGGAGCGGCGTGAGGATGATGAGCGCTTTCATGCCCAATTGGAAAAAGCTGTTACTGAGCTAGGCTTGATCACGAAGGAATAG
- the pyrE gene encoding orotate phosphoribosyltransferase encodes MTSEDVINEFRAANALREGHFVLSSGLHSPMFLQKNLVFMNADRCERLCKALAEKITAQVGPVDVAISPAVGGIIPGYETARHLKVPSMYVEREGGEFKLRRGFHVEPGQKVVMVEDIVTTGLSSRECIAAIKAAGGDVVAAACIVDRSGGKADVGVPLIALASLEVPAYPADNLPPELAAIPVEDPGSRRLAKA; translated from the coding sequence ATGACTTCCGAAGACGTAATCAACGAGTTCCGCGCCGCCAATGCCCTGCGCGAAGGCCATTTTGTGCTCTCATCAGGCCTGCACAGCCCGATGTTCCTGCAAAAGAACCTCGTCTTCATGAATGCCGATCGTTGCGAACGTCTGTGCAAGGCGCTGGCCGAAAAGATCACGGCGCAAGTCGGCCCGGTCGATGTCGCCATTTCGCCGGCCGTGGGCGGCATCATTCCCGGTTACGAAACCGCCCGTCACCTGAAAGTCCCTTCTATGTATGTCGAGCGTGAAGGCGGCGAGTTCAAGCTGCGCCGTGGCTTCCATGTCGAGCCGGGCCAGAAGGTGGTCATGGTCGAGGATATCGTCACCACCGGCCTGTCGTCGCGCGAATGTATCGCCGCCATTAAGGCTGCCGGCGGTGACGTGGTCGCCGCTGCCTGTATTGTCGATCGTTCCGGCGGCAAGGCCGATGTCGGTGTGCCGCTGATCGCCCTGGCCTCGCTGGAAGTGCCGGCATACCCTGCCGACAACCTGCCGCCCGAACTGGCCGCCATCCCCGTCGAGGATCCTGGTTCGCGCCGCCTAGCCAAGGCCTGA
- a CDS encoding pyridoxine 5'-phosphate synthase, translated as MHDRIRLGLNVDHVATVRNARGGHAPDPVRAAQLALKSGVDGITAHLREDRRHILDKDVKALKEVCDTFGRPLNFEMAVTDEMVGLALKMKPHAACLVPERRQERTTEGGLDVVGQIDGVGAAVAKFNAAGIRSSLFIATDPAQIDAAAKVRAPVVEFHTGALCDAFREQEDVIFHNELNRLQAAVRQAHELGIEVHAGHGIDYDTVPFIARIPRVRELNIGHFLIGEAIFVGLEPALRRMRELIDLHHKGVVE; from the coding sequence ATGCATGATCGCATCCGTTTGGGCTTGAATGTCGATCACGTCGCCACCGTGCGCAATGCGCGCGGCGGACATGCGCCTGATCCGGTGCGGGCGGCGCAACTGGCGCTTAAATCCGGCGTCGACGGCATCACGGCGCACCTGCGCGAAGACCGCCGGCATATCCTGGATAAAGACGTAAAGGCCTTGAAAGAGGTCTGCGATACCTTTGGCCGCCCGCTCAACTTCGAGATGGCGGTGACCGATGAGATGGTCGGCCTGGCGTTGAAGATGAAGCCCCATGCCGCCTGCCTGGTGCCGGAACGCCGCCAGGAACGCACGACTGAAGGCGGCCTGGATGTGGTCGGGCAGATCGATGGGGTTGGCGCCGCAGTGGCGAAATTCAACGCCGCCGGTATTCGTTCGTCCCTGTTCATCGCCACCGACCCGGCGCAGATCGATGCGGCGGCGAAGGTGAGGGCGCCGGTCGTCGAGTTTCATACCGGCGCCTTGTGTGATGCTTTCCGTGAACAGGAAGATGTCATTTTTCACAACGAACTGAACCGGTTGCAGGCGGCGGTTCGGCAGGCGCATGAACTGGGTATCGAGGTCCACGCCGGCCATGGCATCGATTACGACACCGTGCCATTCATCGCGCGTATTCCGCGTGTCCGCGAACTGAATATTGGCCATTTCCTGATCGGCGAGGCGATCTTCGTTGGTCTTGAACCCGCCCTGCGCCGGATGCGCGAACTGATCGACCTGCACCATAAGGGCGTTGTCGAGTGA
- the acpS gene encoding holo-ACP synthase, whose translation MILGIGVDLCDARRIESSMERFEGRFLDRIYTPAEQQHARAAAKPALSFAKRFAAKEAVAKAFGTGVRGFLFVDIEVVSGALGKPHVLLHGGAAEVLRGLVPEGRTAHIHLSLSDEDPYATAYAIIEAY comes from the coding sequence GTGATTTTGGGCATCGGCGTCGATCTCTGCGATGCCCGGCGCATCGAATCCTCGATGGAACGCTTCGAGGGCCGCTTCCTTGATCGCATCTATACCCCGGCCGAGCAGCAACATGCCCGCGCCGCCGCCAAACCGGCCTTGAGTTTCGCCAAGCGCTTCGCCGCGAAGGAAGCCGTCGCCAAGGCGTTCGGCACCGGCGTGCGCGGCTTCCTGTTCGTCGATATCGAGGTGGTCTCCGGGGCGTTGGGTAAGCCGCATGTCCTTCTGCATGGTGGGGCGGCTGAGGTTTTGCGCGGTCTGGTGCCGGAAGGGCGGACGGCGCATATCCACCTGTCCTTAAGCGATGAAGACCCTTACGCCACGGCCTATGCAATCATCGAAGCTTATTGA